The proteins below are encoded in one region of Pseudomonas putida NBRC 14164:
- a CDS encoding DUF2160 domain-containing protein, whose translation MEWMAWTLPTALFFVAVGVLLVGMTLLELRRPCVARRGFLPLVTSRGDRLFIGLLASAYLHLLVVGVSDWPLWVASLLSLAWLVVVLRWG comes from the coding sequence ATGGAGTGGATGGCCTGGACCCTGCCGACGGCGCTGTTCTTCGTCGCCGTTGGCGTGCTGCTGGTGGGCATGACCCTGCTTGAACTGCGCCGCCCCTGCGTAGCGCGACGGGGCTTCTTGCCGCTGGTCACCAGCCGTGGTGACCGCTTGTTCATCGGCCTGCTGGCCAGCGCCTACCTGCACCTGCTGGTGGTCGGCGTCAGCGACTGGCCCTTGTGGGTGGCCTCGCTGCTATCGCTGGCGTGGCTGGTGGTGGTGCTGCGCTGGGGCTGA
- a CDS encoding sigma-54-dependent Fis family transcriptional regulator, whose product MAASASTHAQLIQASWARCRDHGLQPQHAPDFDCLTRTELSALLEQRQALLRLTREEVLPQYTHLLGNASYLVMLADASGCILDSWGSRRFIEPNQQQGFSAGAHWLERGVGTNALGTTLICAQAIHVGQDEHFLRQNRYMSSAAAPLFDAARQLVGVLDVASDGYLPASQTLGLVRMMGQSLENRLILAEHADRHAQLIFNSASDNLDSPWAGLLVFDERGQVLAANHRADSLLGGNPLRQNIEQLFQLPLQQLLSHPREQTFALQATGRNRFHCQWHPPRKTARRPEADTGEPRLEKALQQAGLLLEKDIPVLVQGETGVGKEVFVDSLHRASSRANRPLVAVNCAAIPAELVESELFGYDKGAFTGAHHKGNPGLIRKAHHGILFLDEIGDMPLPTQARLLRVLQSRSIQPLGSGEPVAVDIRVVSASNRDLAEEVRAGRFRQDLYYRIAGLAVVLPPLRERGDRRQLIEQVHARFRDPGQPARLSPAIIDLLDQHPWPGNLRELASVLQVALALAGNGPVGVEHLPAGFLAESQRAVLVAAEETDLQMLVEQANGNLSAVARRLGISRTTLYKRLRAR is encoded by the coding sequence ATGGCCGCATCCGCTTCCACCCACGCCCAGCTGATCCAGGCTTCCTGGGCCCGCTGCCGCGATCACGGCCTGCAGCCGCAGCACGCGCCGGATTTCGACTGCCTGACCCGCACCGAGCTCAGCGCATTGCTGGAACAGCGCCAGGCTCTGCTGCGCCTGACCCGCGAGGAAGTACTGCCGCAATACACACACCTGCTGGGCAACGCCAGCTACTTGGTGATGCTGGCCGATGCCAGCGGCTGCATACTCGATAGCTGGGGCTCGCGGCGTTTCATCGAGCCGAACCAGCAGCAGGGCTTCAGCGCCGGTGCCCATTGGCTCGAGCGTGGCGTCGGCACCAATGCCCTGGGCACCACGCTGATTTGCGCCCAGGCGATCCACGTGGGCCAGGACGAGCACTTCCTGCGCCAGAACCGCTACATGTCCAGCGCAGCCGCCCCCCTGTTCGACGCCGCGCGGCAGCTGGTCGGGGTGCTCGACGTTGCCAGCGACGGCTACCTGCCGGCCAGCCAGACGCTTGGCCTGGTGCGCATGATGGGCCAGAGCCTGGAAAACCGCCTGATACTCGCCGAGCATGCCGACCGGCATGCGCAGCTGATCTTCAATAGCGCCTCCGACAACCTCGACAGTCCTTGGGCCGGCCTGCTGGTGTTCGATGAGCGCGGGCAGGTGTTGGCCGCCAATCACCGGGCCGACAGCCTGCTCGGTGGTAATCCGCTGCGGCAGAACATCGAGCAGCTGTTCCAGTTGCCCCTGCAACAGCTGCTCAGTCATCCCAGAGAACAGACATTTGCCCTGCAAGCCACCGGGCGCAACCGCTTTCATTGCCAGTGGCATCCCCCACGCAAAACCGCTCGCCGCCCCGAGGCCGACACTGGCGAGCCGCGCCTGGAAAAAGCGTTGCAACAGGCCGGCCTGCTTCTGGAAAAAGACATCCCGGTGTTGGTGCAAGGTGAAACCGGCGTCGGCAAGGAAGTGTTCGTCGACAGCCTGCACCGCGCCAGCAGCCGGGCCAACCGGCCGCTGGTCGCCGTCAACTGTGCGGCGATCCCCGCCGAGCTGGTGGAGTCGGAGCTGTTCGGCTACGACAAAGGCGCCTTCACCGGCGCGCACCACAAGGGCAACCCGGGGCTGATCCGCAAAGCCCACCACGGCATCCTGTTTCTCGATGAAATCGGCGACATGCCACTGCCTACCCAGGCACGCCTGCTGCGTGTGCTGCAGTCGCGGAGCATACAGCCGCTGGGCAGTGGCGAGCCGGTGGCAGTGGATATCCGCGTGGTGTCGGCCAGCAACCGCGACTTGGCCGAAGAAGTGCGCGCCGGGCGCTTTCGCCAGGACCTGTATTACCGTATCGCCGGCCTGGCCGTGGTACTGCCGCCGCTACGCGAACGCGGTGACCGGCGCCAGTTGATCGAGCAGGTGCATGCGCGTTTTCGCGACCCTGGGCAACCCGCGCGGCTGTCCCCGGCCATTATCGACCTGCTGGATCAACACCCTTGGCCAGGCAACCTGCGTGAACTGGCAAGCGTGCTGCAAGTTGCGCTGGCCTTGGCGGGCAACGGGCCTGTCGGCGTAGAGCACCTGCCTGCGGGCTTTCTGGCCGAGTCGCAGAGGGCGGTGCTGGTGGCGGCCGAAGAGACGGACCTGCAGATGCTGGTCGAGCAAGCCAACGGCAACCTCTCGGCGGTCGCACGTCGGCTCGGGATCAGCCGCACCACGCTGTACAAGCGTTTGCGGGCGCGGTGA
- a CDS encoding carbohydrate ABC transporter permease — protein sequence MSTRKSLALLLYFFFLLVPIYWLLNMSFKSNTEILGGLTLWPQAFTLDNYRVIFTDASWYSGYLNSLYYVCLNTLISLLVALPAAYAFSRYRFLGDRHLFFWLLTNRMAPPAVFLLPFFQLYSSIGLFDTHIAVALAHCLFNVPLAVWILEGFMSGVPKEIDETAYIDGYSFPRFFVKIFIPLIGSGIGVTAFFCFMFSWVELLLARTLTSVNAKPIAAVMTRTVSASGIDWGVLAAAGVLTILPGMLVIWFVRNHVAKGFALGRV from the coding sequence ATGAGCACGCGCAAATCGCTGGCCCTGCTGCTGTACTTCTTCTTCCTGCTGGTGCCGATCTACTGGCTGCTGAACATGTCGTTCAAGAGCAATACCGAGATCCTGGGTGGCCTGACCCTGTGGCCGCAGGCGTTCACCCTCGACAACTACCGGGTGATCTTCACCGATGCCAGCTGGTACAGCGGCTACCTCAACTCGCTGTATTACGTGTGCCTGAACACGCTGATTTCGCTGCTGGTGGCGTTGCCGGCAGCGTATGCCTTCTCGCGCTACCGCTTCCTCGGCGACCGCCACCTTTTCTTCTGGCTGCTGACCAACCGCATGGCGCCACCGGCGGTATTCCTGCTGCCGTTCTTCCAGCTGTACTCGTCGATTGGCCTGTTCGATACCCATATCGCCGTGGCCCTGGCCCACTGCCTGTTCAACGTGCCGCTGGCGGTGTGGATCCTGGAGGGGTTCATGTCGGGGGTGCCTAAGGAAATCGACGAAACGGCCTACATCGACGGCTACAGCTTCCCGCGCTTCTTCGTGAAAATCTTCATTCCGCTGATTGGCTCCGGCATCGGCGTCACGGCGTTTTTCTGCTTCATGTTCTCCTGGGTCGAACTGCTGCTGGCGCGCACCCTGACCTCAGTGAACGCCAAGCCGATTGCTGCGGTAATGACCCGCACCGTGTCGGCATCAGGCATCGACTGGGGTGTGCTGGCGGCGGCGGGGGTACTGACCATCTTGCCGGGCATGCTGGTGATCTGGTTCGTGCGCAACCATGTGGCCAAGGGCTTTGCCCTGGGCCGGGTGTGA
- a CDS encoding carbohydrate ABC transporter permease, with protein MSNKVQNNKAWWLVLPVFLLVAFSAVVPMMTVVNYSVQDIFDQSNRYFVGADWYRQVLRDPALHDALLRQFIYSACVLLIEIPLGIGIALTMPTKGRMASVCLIIMAIPLLIPWNVVGTIWQIFGRADIGLLGATLAKLGVSYNYAGDPFDAWLTVLVMDVWHWTSLVALLCYSGLRAIPDVYYQAARIDRASGWAVFRHIQLPKLKNVLLIAVMLRFMDSFMIYTEPFVLTGGGPGNATTFLSQTLTRMAVGQFDLGPAAAFSLVYFLIILLVSWLFYTAMTHADKD; from the coding sequence ATGAGCAACAAGGTGCAGAACAACAAGGCCTGGTGGCTGGTGCTACCGGTGTTTCTGCTGGTGGCGTTCAGCGCAGTGGTACCGATGATGACGGTGGTCAACTACTCGGTGCAGGACATCTTCGACCAGTCCAACCGCTACTTCGTCGGTGCCGACTGGTACCGCCAGGTGCTGCGTGACCCGGCGCTGCACGATGCGCTGCTGCGCCAGTTCATCTACTCCGCCTGCGTGCTGCTGATCGAGATCCCGCTGGGTATCGGCATTGCCCTGACCATGCCGACCAAGGGGCGTATGGCCTCGGTGTGTTTGATCATCATGGCGATCCCGCTGCTGATCCCGTGGAACGTGGTCGGCACCATCTGGCAGATTTTCGGCCGTGCCGACATCGGCCTGCTTGGCGCCACCCTGGCCAAGCTTGGGGTCAGCTACAACTATGCCGGCGACCCGTTCGACGCCTGGCTCACCGTGCTGGTGATGGATGTGTGGCACTGGACCTCGCTGGTGGCATTGCTGTGCTATTCGGGGCTGCGCGCCATCCCCGACGTGTACTACCAGGCTGCACGCATCGACCGTGCCTCGGGCTGGGCGGTGTTCCGCCATATCCAGCTGCCCAAGCTGAAAAACGTGCTGCTGATCGCGGTGATGCTGCGCTTCATGGACAGTTTCATGATCTACACCGAGCCATTCGTGCTGACCGGTGGCGGGCCGGGCAACGCCACCACGTTCCTCAGCCAGACCCTCACGCGCATGGCCGTGGGGCAGTTCGACCTGGGCCCGGCGGCGGCGTTCTCGCTGGTGTACTTCCTGATCATCCTGCTGGTGTCGTGGCTGTTCTACACAGCCATGACCCATGCCGACAAGGACTAG
- a CDS encoding ABC transporter ATP-binding protein, with protein sequence MSLVLEQVSRSVDNQPWIVEASLRFEPGAFNVLLGRTLAGKTSLMRLMAGLDRPDQGRVLMDGQDVTGVPVRQRNVSMVYQQFINYPTLSVFENIASPLRQARMAEDQIRRRVQETAEMLRIETYLQRLPLELSGGQQQRTAMARALVKDASLILFDEPLVNLDYKLREGLRQELRELFAARHCIAVYATTEANEALALGGTTTLVHEGRIVQSGPTTEVYQRPGSVLAAELFSEPPINLVAGRISGNEVSIAQAVHFARNADLQPLAEGDYRFGVRPSHITLVPAHDDDLELAVLVELAEISGSETFLHVRNEYWRMVLHLPGVHEYQVDTPIRVFIPTHKLFVFDSAGTLVQAPGLRQARRG encoded by the coding sequence ATGTCCCTGGTGCTGGAGCAAGTCAGCCGCAGCGTCGATAACCAGCCCTGGATCGTCGAGGCTTCGCTGCGTTTCGAGCCCGGTGCGTTCAACGTGCTGCTGGGCCGCACCCTCGCCGGCAAGACCAGCCTGATGCGCCTGATGGCGGGGCTCGACCGCCCGGACCAGGGCCGGGTGCTGATGGATGGCCAGGACGTCACCGGTGTGCCGGTACGCCAGCGCAATGTGTCGATGGTGTATCAGCAATTCATCAATTACCCGACCTTGAGCGTGTTCGAAAACATCGCTTCGCCGCTGCGCCAGGCGCGCATGGCCGAGGACCAGATCCGCCGGCGGGTGCAGGAAACTGCCGAGATGCTGCGCATTGAAACCTACCTGCAGCGCCTGCCGCTGGAGCTTTCCGGCGGCCAGCAGCAACGCACGGCGATGGCCCGGGCATTGGTCAAGGATGCCTCGTTGATCCTCTTCGATGAGCCGTTGGTGAACCTCGACTACAAGTTGCGCGAAGGCCTGCGCCAAGAACTGCGCGAACTGTTTGCGGCGCGTCATTGCATTGCCGTGTACGCCACCACCGAGGCCAACGAGGCGCTGGCGCTGGGCGGCACCACCACTCTCGTGCACGAAGGCCGGATCGTGCAGAGCGGGCCCACCACCGAGGTGTATCAGCGCCCGGGCAGTGTGCTGGCTGCCGAGCTGTTTTCCGAGCCGCCGATAAACCTGGTGGCGGGCCGTATCAGTGGCAACGAGGTGAGCATTGCCCAGGCTGTACACTTTGCCCGCAATGCCGACTTGCAGCCGCTGGCCGAGGGCGACTACCGCTTTGGCGTGCGCCCCAGCCATATCACCCTGGTGCCGGCCCATGACGATGACCTGGAGCTGGCGGTGCTGGTGGAACTGGCAGAGATCAGCGGTTCAGAAACCTTCCTGCATGTGCGTAACGAATACTGGCGCATGGTCCTGCACCTGCCCGGTGTGCACGAATACCAGGTGGACACGCCGATTCGCGTGTTCATCCCCACGCACAAGCTGTTCGTCTTCGACAGCGCCGGGACGTTGGTGCAGGCCCCGGGGTTGCGCCAGGCAAGGAGAGGGTGA
- a CDS encoding putative bifunctional diguanylate cyclase/phosphodiesterase yields the protein MDDNYRAAVDAAAIFSETDLRGNITYVNQQFCSISGYSREELLGANHRILNSGLHEPAFFVGMWQALTAGRVWKGEICNRSRDGSLYWVDSTMVPLVDPLTGQVRKYVSIRFDVTEKRQLLHTLQWRVGHDVLTGLPNRAYLSDLLNQALAYSRREDISLAVCMLDLDGFKAVNDGYGHAVGDLLLVEVAQRLKSILRGADAVARLSGDEFVLILRNVDDERQLHAALRRVLRALAAPCVVREHTLSLSASIGVTLYPQDDEDADTLVRHADQAMYVAKQRGRNRYHLFDVSQEQELKATHQTVARVRRALNNHELCLYYQPKVNLRSGQVLGFEGLLRWQRPGRGVVPPGDFLPWVEQTDLIVEIGEWVIGQALSQLQAWGRQGQSWSLSVNIAARHLQRSDFTERLQQLLAAYPQVDPSRLDLEIVESVAIDNLQHVSRCLDACRALGVRFSLDDFGTGYSSLSYLKRLPTQTIKIDKSFVRDILHDQDDLALTAAVIGLARAFGREVVAEGLESVEHGRVLMGLGCELAQGYCIARPMPASEVQAWAQTYRQPVQWRDP from the coding sequence ATGGATGATAACTATCGTGCGGCCGTGGACGCGGCCGCGATCTTTTCCGAAACCGACCTGCGTGGGAACATCACGTACGTCAACCAGCAGTTCTGCAGCATCTCGGGCTACAGCCGCGAGGAACTGCTGGGTGCCAACCACCGTATCCTCAACTCCGGCCTGCACGAGCCGGCGTTCTTCGTCGGCATGTGGCAGGCCCTGACCGCCGGGCGGGTGTGGAAGGGCGAAATCTGCAACCGGTCCCGGGACGGTTCGCTTTATTGGGTCGACAGCACCATGGTGCCACTGGTCGACCCGCTGACTGGCCAGGTGCGCAAGTATGTGTCGATCCGCTTTGACGTCACCGAGAAGCGCCAGCTGCTGCATACCTTGCAATGGCGGGTGGGCCACGATGTGCTCACTGGCCTGCCCAACCGCGCCTACCTGTCCGACCTGCTGAACCAGGCCTTGGCCTACTCGCGCCGCGAAGACATCTCGCTGGCGGTGTGCATGCTCGACCTGGATGGCTTCAAGGCGGTCAACGACGGCTACGGGCATGCCGTGGGCGACCTGCTGCTGGTGGAGGTGGCGCAGCGCTTGAAGAGTATCTTGCGCGGTGCTGATGCCGTGGCCCGGTTGTCGGGTGACGAATTCGTGCTGATCCTGCGCAATGTCGATGATGAGCGCCAGCTGCATGCAGCCCTGAGGCGGGTGTTGCGGGCATTGGCGGCGCCCTGTGTGGTACGCGAACACACGCTGTCGCTCAGCGCCAGCATCGGCGTGACCCTGTACCCCCAGGATGACGAAGATGCCGATACGCTGGTACGCCACGCCGACCAGGCCATGTATGTGGCCAAGCAGCGCGGGCGCAACCGCTATCACTTGTTCGACGTATCGCAGGAGCAGGAACTCAAGGCCACCCACCAGACGGTGGCGCGGGTGCGACGGGCCCTGAACAACCACGAGCTGTGCCTGTATTACCAGCCCAAGGTCAACCTGCGCAGTGGCCAGGTGCTAGGTTTCGAGGGCTTGCTGCGCTGGCAGCGGCCAGGCCGTGGCGTGGTGCCGCCCGGCGATTTTCTGCCCTGGGTTGAGCAGACCGACCTGATCGTCGAAATCGGCGAATGGGTGATCGGCCAGGCCCTGAGCCAGCTGCAGGCCTGGGGGCGCCAGGGGCAGTCTTGGTCATTAAGCGTGAACATCGCTGCACGGCATCTACAGCGCAGTGACTTTACCGAGCGCCTGCAGCAGCTATTGGCAGCGTACCCGCAGGTGGACCCGTCGCGGCTGGACCTGGAAATCGTCGAGTCAGTGGCCATCGACAACCTGCAGCACGTCAGCCGCTGCCTGGACGCCTGTCGTGCGCTGGGCGTGCGCTTTTCGCTGGACGATTTCGGCACCGGTTACTCGTCGTTGAGTTACCTCAAACGCTTGCCGACCCAGACGATCAAGATCGACAAGTCGTTCGTGCGGGACATCCTGCACGACCAGGATGACCTTGCCCTGACCGCCGCGGTGATCGGCCTGGCGCGAGCCTTCGGCCGCGAGGTCGTAGCTGAAGGCCTGGAGAGTGTGGAGCACGGCAGGGTGTTGATGGGCCTGGGCTGCGAGCTGGCGCAGGGCTATTGCATCGCCAGGCCGATGCCCGCCAGTGAAGTGCAAGCTTGGGCACAGACCTACCGCCAGCCGGTGCAGTGGCGCGACCCTTGA
- a CDS encoding ABC transporter ATP-binding protein — MAEIRLRQLAHSYSRQPASEADYALHALDHVWEQGGAYALLGPSGCGKSTLLNIISGLLTPSHGEVLFDGKPVNQLSPQARNIAQVFQFPVVYDTMTVFDNLAFPLRNQGLDEARVRARVEEIAEVLDLAGVLRKKARNLSADEKQKVSMGRGLVRDDVSAILFDEPLTVIDPHLKWKLRRKLKQIHEQFNITMIYVTHDQLEASTFADKIAVMHGGRIVQFGTPRELFERPRHTFVGYFIGSPGMNLIDVRAKADGVVFGDVHLALPDGLRERLAATAGGRLQVGIRPEFVQLWDSPFEGAHPARVLDVEDLGTYRIVTLELGGVALNARLGEDRPLPVEQAWVSLPAQWLMLYVDDVLLEAGP; from the coding sequence ATGGCCGAAATCCGCCTGCGCCAACTGGCGCACAGTTACAGCCGCCAGCCCGCCAGCGAGGCCGACTATGCCCTGCACGCACTGGATCATGTGTGGGAGCAGGGCGGTGCCTATGCCTTGCTCGGGCCATCGGGCTGCGGCAAGTCGACCTTGCTCAATATCATTTCCGGGCTGCTGACGCCGTCCCATGGCGAAGTGCTGTTCGACGGCAAACCGGTCAACCAGCTGTCACCACAGGCCCGCAATATCGCCCAGGTGTTTCAGTTCCCGGTGGTGTACGACACGATGACGGTGTTCGACAACCTGGCCTTCCCCTTGCGCAACCAGGGGCTGGATGAAGCCCGGGTGCGTGCCCGGGTGGAAGAAATTGCCGAGGTGCTCGACCTGGCGGGCGTGCTGCGCAAGAAGGCGCGCAACCTCAGTGCCGACGAAAAACAGAAGGTCTCCATGGGGCGCGGCCTGGTGCGCGATGACGTGTCGGCGATCCTGTTCGACGAGCCGCTGACGGTGATTGATCCGCACCTGAAGTGGAAGCTGCGGCGCAAGCTGAAGCAGATCCATGAGCAGTTCAATATCACCATGATCTACGTCACCCACGACCAGTTGGAGGCCTCCACCTTCGCCGACAAGATCGCGGTGATGCACGGCGGGCGCATTGTCCAGTTCGGCACCCCGCGCGAGCTGTTCGAGCGGCCGCGGCATACTTTCGTTGGCTACTTCATCGGCAGCCCGGGGATGAACCTGATCGACGTGCGTGCCAAGGCGGACGGGGTGGTGTTCGGCGATGTCCACCTGGCGCTGCCCGATGGCCTGCGCGAGCGCCTGGCGGCGACGGCGGGTGGGCGACTGCAGGTGGGCATTCGCCCGGAGTTCGTGCAGCTGTGGGACAGCCCGTTCGAGGGTGCCCACCCGGCACGGGTGCTGGATGTCGAAGACCTGGGCACCTACCGCATCGTCACCCTCGAACTGGGCGGTGTCGCGCTCAATGCGCGGCTGGGCGAGGACCGCCCGTTGCCCGTGGAGCAGGCCTGGGTCAGCCTGCCGGCGCAGTGGTTGATGTTGTACGTCGACGATGTGCTGCTGGAGGCCGGGCCATGA